Proteins encoded by one window of Vigna radiata var. radiata cultivar VC1973A chromosome 5, Vradiata_ver6, whole genome shotgun sequence:
- the LOC106762350 gene encoding mechanosensitive ion channel protein 2, chloroplastic isoform X1 yields MVCPGSTQLSHDVRLNSNIGFCGFHRHNRMGVGRLHLVTINLSPGSLKQDSSALHLLSRLHAPIRHLPSKCNVFICRSVLLPGGGSGTPLMKSAGVILARYLFRSYDALQRNPVLLQLIPALGIIAFAACGLEPLIRLSRVLFLQRTDSSWKKSSSRCIMTSYIQPLLLWIGAMLICRALDPVVLPSKSSQVVKLRLLNFVRSLSTVISFAYCLSSLIQQAQKFFVEANDSSGSRNVAFDLAGKGVYATVWVAAASLFMELLGFSTQRWLTAGGLGTVLLTLAGREIFTNFLSSIMIHATRPFVENEWIQTKIEGYEVSGTVEHVGWWSPTIVRGDDREAVHIPNHKFTVNIVRNLTQKSHWRIKTYIAISHLDVNKINNIVADMRKVLSKNPQVEQQKLHRRVFLENVNPENQALMILISCFVKTSHFEEYLCVKEAILLDLLRVVSHHRARLATPIRTVQKIYSEADSENIPFGDSIFTRSRAANRPYLLIEPPYKVHEDKVKPSTRAARTNEEKDSGIDEIMASDTKGDENFGATSTSSADVNNSKDKSKSFSESQTKSENSVDERNGSTVPVSRIQAQSTELESSPVATHETIAATSQSKQEEEKSSVSSSSVRPSLEKNIFLGVVLEDSKRTLPIEEEKTPSPMPTDSQEFAVQRNGGGPPASKDKKDGPSSFPTDKQND; encoded by the exons ATGGTCTGTCCAGGTTCAACGCAGCTGTCTCATGACGTTAGGCTCAACAGTAATATTGGATTCTGTGGTTTTCATCGTCAT AATCGGATGGGGGTTGGTCGATTACATTTGGTCACCATAAATCTTTCACCGGGTAGCTTG AAGCAAGACTCTTCGGCACTCCATCTTTTAAGTAGACTACATGCTCCAATAAGGCACCTCCCTTCCAAATGTAATGTTTTTATATGTCGGTCTGTCCTACTACCGGGTGGAGGGAGTGGAACTCCTCTGATGAAATCTGCTGGTGTTATTTTAGCAAG atatttattcAGGTCATATGACGCTCTACAAAGGAACCCCGTTTTGCTTCAATTGATCCCAGCCCTTGGCATCATTGCCTTTGCTGCTTGCGGTCTTGAGCCACTCATTCGACTTAGCAGGGTTTTGTTCCTTCAA agAACTGACAGCAGTTGGAAGAAAAGTAGTTCGCGATGTATTATGACATCTTATATTCAGCCATTGTTGTTATGGATTGGGGCAATGCTTATATGCAG GGCATTAGATCCAGTAGTCCTACCATCTAAGTCCAGCCAGGTTGTGAAGCTGCGGCTTCTGAATTTTGTGAGATCTTTGTCAACGGTGATTTCGTTTGCTTATTGTTTATCAAG tttaattCAACAAGCACAAAAATTCTTTGTGGAGGCAAATGACTCCAGTGGTTCAAGAAAT GTGGCCTTTGATTTGGCTGGGAAGGGAGTATATGCTACTGTTTGGGTTGCTGCCGCATCATTGTTTATGGAGCTGTTAGGTTTCTCCACACAGAGGTGGTTAACTGCTGGTGGTTTGGGCACTGTATTGCTCACTCTGGCAGGTCGTGAG ATATTTACAAACTTTCTGTCAAGCATAATGATCCATGCCACTCGGCCATTTGTTGAGAACGAGTGGATTCAAACGAAAATTGAAGGGTACGAGGTTTCTGGCACAGTAGAG CATGTAGGATGGTGGTCACCAACCATTGTTAGAGGTGATGACCGTGAGGCAGTTCATATTCCTAACCACAAGTTTACTGTAAATATTGTGAGAAATCTGACCCAGAAATCTCATTGGCGTATCAAGACTTACATTGCTATCAGTCACTTGGatgttaacaaaattaat AATATTGTAGCTGATATGCGCAAGGTTTTGTCAAAGAATCCTCAAGTAGAGCAGCAAAAATTGCACAGAAGGGTCTTTTTGGAGAATGTTAATCCTGAAAATCAGGCTCTTATG ATATTAATATCTTGCTTTGTGAAAACTTCTCATTTTGAAGAGTACCTCTGTGTTAAG GAGGCAATCCTTTTGGATCTTCTCAGAGTCGTCAGTCATCATCGCGCCAGGCTAGCCACTCCCATCCGCACAGTTCAGAAAATATACAGTGAGGCTGACTCGGAAAATATACCTTTTGGGGACTCAATTTTCACTAGATCTAGAGCTGCAAATCGCCCATACTTACTGATAGAACCACCATATAAAGTTCATGAAGATAAAGTTAAACCCTCAACCCGTGCAGCTCGCACAAATGAGGAAAAGGATTCCGGGATTGATGAAATCATGGCATCTGACACCAAAGGAGATGAGAATTTTGGAGCAACATCTACCTCGTCAGCTGATGTAAACAACTCCAAGGATAAATCCAAGTCATTTTCAGAATCACAGACTAAAAGCGAAAATTCAGTAGATGAACGAAACGGAAGTACAGTTCCTGTATCTAGAATCCAGGCTCAAAGTACTGAGCTTGAATCCTCTCCTGTTGCTACCCATGAGACCATTGCTGCTACTTCACagtcaaagcaagaagaagaaaaatcttCTGTCTCTTCGTCATCGGTTAGACCTTCCCTGGAAAAGAACATTTTTCTTGGGGTTGTCTTAGAAGACTCAAAACGAACACTTCCAATCGAAGAAGAAAAGACTCCATCTCCCATGCCCACGGATTCACAAGAATTTGCTGTCCAACGGAACGGTGGTGGACCTCCTGCTAGCAAGGATAAGAAGGATGGTCCGTCTTCATTTCCAACTGATAAACAGAATGATTAG
- the LOC106762350 gene encoding mechanosensitive ion channel protein 2, chloroplastic isoform X2, which produces MVCPGSTQLSHDVRLNSNIGFCGFHRHNRMGVGRLHLVTINLSPGSLKQDSSALHLLSRLHAPIRHLPSKCNVFICRSVLLPGGGSGTPLMKSAGVILARSYDALQRNPVLLQLIPALGIIAFAACGLEPLIRLSRVLFLQRTDSSWKKSSSRCIMTSYIQPLLLWIGAMLICRALDPVVLPSKSSQVVKLRLLNFVRSLSTVISFAYCLSSLIQQAQKFFVEANDSSGSRNVAFDLAGKGVYATVWVAAASLFMELLGFSTQRWLTAGGLGTVLLTLAGREIFTNFLSSIMIHATRPFVENEWIQTKIEGYEVSGTVEHVGWWSPTIVRGDDREAVHIPNHKFTVNIVRNLTQKSHWRIKTYIAISHLDVNKINNIVADMRKVLSKNPQVEQQKLHRRVFLENVNPENQALMILISCFVKTSHFEEYLCVKEAILLDLLRVVSHHRARLATPIRTVQKIYSEADSENIPFGDSIFTRSRAANRPYLLIEPPYKVHEDKVKPSTRAARTNEEKDSGIDEIMASDTKGDENFGATSTSSADVNNSKDKSKSFSESQTKSENSVDERNGSTVPVSRIQAQSTELESSPVATHETIAATSQSKQEEEKSSVSSSSVRPSLEKNIFLGVVLEDSKRTLPIEEEKTPSPMPTDSQEFAVQRNGGGPPASKDKKDGPSSFPTDKQND; this is translated from the exons ATGGTCTGTCCAGGTTCAACGCAGCTGTCTCATGACGTTAGGCTCAACAGTAATATTGGATTCTGTGGTTTTCATCGTCAT AATCGGATGGGGGTTGGTCGATTACATTTGGTCACCATAAATCTTTCACCGGGTAGCTTG AAGCAAGACTCTTCGGCACTCCATCTTTTAAGTAGACTACATGCTCCAATAAGGCACCTCCCTTCCAAATGTAATGTTTTTATATGTCGGTCTGTCCTACTACCGGGTGGAGGGAGTGGAACTCCTCTGATGAAATCTGCTGGTGTTATTTTAGCAAG GTCATATGACGCTCTACAAAGGAACCCCGTTTTGCTTCAATTGATCCCAGCCCTTGGCATCATTGCCTTTGCTGCTTGCGGTCTTGAGCCACTCATTCGACTTAGCAGGGTTTTGTTCCTTCAA agAACTGACAGCAGTTGGAAGAAAAGTAGTTCGCGATGTATTATGACATCTTATATTCAGCCATTGTTGTTATGGATTGGGGCAATGCTTATATGCAG GGCATTAGATCCAGTAGTCCTACCATCTAAGTCCAGCCAGGTTGTGAAGCTGCGGCTTCTGAATTTTGTGAGATCTTTGTCAACGGTGATTTCGTTTGCTTATTGTTTATCAAG tttaattCAACAAGCACAAAAATTCTTTGTGGAGGCAAATGACTCCAGTGGTTCAAGAAAT GTGGCCTTTGATTTGGCTGGGAAGGGAGTATATGCTACTGTTTGGGTTGCTGCCGCATCATTGTTTATGGAGCTGTTAGGTTTCTCCACACAGAGGTGGTTAACTGCTGGTGGTTTGGGCACTGTATTGCTCACTCTGGCAGGTCGTGAG ATATTTACAAACTTTCTGTCAAGCATAATGATCCATGCCACTCGGCCATTTGTTGAGAACGAGTGGATTCAAACGAAAATTGAAGGGTACGAGGTTTCTGGCACAGTAGAG CATGTAGGATGGTGGTCACCAACCATTGTTAGAGGTGATGACCGTGAGGCAGTTCATATTCCTAACCACAAGTTTACTGTAAATATTGTGAGAAATCTGACCCAGAAATCTCATTGGCGTATCAAGACTTACATTGCTATCAGTCACTTGGatgttaacaaaattaat AATATTGTAGCTGATATGCGCAAGGTTTTGTCAAAGAATCCTCAAGTAGAGCAGCAAAAATTGCACAGAAGGGTCTTTTTGGAGAATGTTAATCCTGAAAATCAGGCTCTTATG ATATTAATATCTTGCTTTGTGAAAACTTCTCATTTTGAAGAGTACCTCTGTGTTAAG GAGGCAATCCTTTTGGATCTTCTCAGAGTCGTCAGTCATCATCGCGCCAGGCTAGCCACTCCCATCCGCACAGTTCAGAAAATATACAGTGAGGCTGACTCGGAAAATATACCTTTTGGGGACTCAATTTTCACTAGATCTAGAGCTGCAAATCGCCCATACTTACTGATAGAACCACCATATAAAGTTCATGAAGATAAAGTTAAACCCTCAACCCGTGCAGCTCGCACAAATGAGGAAAAGGATTCCGGGATTGATGAAATCATGGCATCTGACACCAAAGGAGATGAGAATTTTGGAGCAACATCTACCTCGTCAGCTGATGTAAACAACTCCAAGGATAAATCCAAGTCATTTTCAGAATCACAGACTAAAAGCGAAAATTCAGTAGATGAACGAAACGGAAGTACAGTTCCTGTATCTAGAATCCAGGCTCAAAGTACTGAGCTTGAATCCTCTCCTGTTGCTACCCATGAGACCATTGCTGCTACTTCACagtcaaagcaagaagaagaaaaatcttCTGTCTCTTCGTCATCGGTTAGACCTTCCCTGGAAAAGAACATTTTTCTTGGGGTTGTCTTAGAAGACTCAAAACGAACACTTCCAATCGAAGAAGAAAAGACTCCATCTCCCATGCCCACGGATTCACAAGAATTTGCTGTCCAACGGAACGGTGGTGGACCTCCTGCTAGCAAGGATAAGAAGGATGGTCCGTCTTCATTTCCAACTGATAAACAGAATGATTAG
- the LOC106761349 gene encoding kinesin-like protein KIN-4C: MKKTSRRSKQTSPVHASSSEPNEKQIYEERIRSLETENKAYQIEIAELRQQQLGSDSSASKNGVEKLKKEYLQKLNLLEDQVSGLKMKLGTRSQFSTQRKKVDESTKQLQFEIQGLKAQKVQLQCKIKLESVQFRLTKALLEKEILQLKKEGRRNEIKTQSLLDSNERLKMVLQRKTEEAFAATKILKDMIATRKAISHKSTGARSRNGQLIQDAEEELDVTTKLHKLCSQYESKVEKMAGEIVQLKEEVEMLRQEKFGLELQEEECDSLEKVHDIQDLKEQMNSLDCLLRELQSRKEKIDVKDKKQGDLVLSHLSEETTDKIKMGTPEMSSASENSVKTDRTAGGLCCSCSKKSLCKTSKCKCRSSGGSCGASCGCTRFKCTNRESNQLAGNEPLKSNNTECSVEEDGSVIASECAKLLQSALVQKPASCQDNPVPKKKPLRDIQNSMVRLDDQKQGKKKKGRKPVIQLVTKDPVSSPPEHSSSTETYKIETQENGPSRFDKMVKPDTENNSGQSNELAVSITDAPGFRRLRNPTRQAKYAVGKENC; encoded by the exons ATGAAGAAGACAAGTCGCCGATCCAAGCAAACGAGTCCAGTTCATGCCTCATCTTCGGAGCCGAACGAAAAGCAAATCTACGAGGAGAGGATTCGCAGCCTTGAAACAGAAAATAAAGCATATCAG ATTGAGATTGCTGAACTAAGGCAGCAACAACTGGGGAGTGACTCGTCGGCTtcgaagaatggagttgaaaagcttaagaaagagtATCTTCAGAAGCTGAATTTGCTAGAAGACCAg GTTTCTGGATTGAAGATGAAACTGGGTACTCGGTCCCAGTTTTCAACTCAAAGGAAAAAGGTCGATGAATCAACTAAGCAGTTGCAATTTGAGATTCAAGGTTTGAAGGCTCAAAAG GTTCAACTGCAATGTAAGATCAAGTTAGAGTCTGTTCAATTTAGATTAACGAAGGCTCTACTTGAAAAAGAGATTCTTCAG CTTAAGAAAGAAGGAAGGAGGAACGAAATCAAGACCCAAAGTTTGCTGGATTCAAATGAGAGGCTTAAAATG GTATTACAGCGGAAGACAGAGGAAGCTTTTGCTgctactaaaattttaaaagacatGATAGCAACTCGAAAAGCTATTTCACACAAATCAACTG GTGCTAGAAGTAGAAATGGTCAACTAATTCAG GATGCCGAAGAGGAACTTGATGTCACAACTAAGTTACACAAGTTATGTTCACAATATGAATCCAAAGTGGAAAA GATGGCTGGAGAAATTGTACAGCTGAAGGAAGAAGTTGAGATGCTTAGGCAGGAAAAATTCGG GCTTGAGTTACAGGAGGAAGAGTGTGACAGCCTGGAGAAAGTTCATGACATCCAAGATCTGAAAGAGCAAATGAACAGCCTTGATTGTCTACTTAGAGAATTACAATCGCGGAAGGAAAAGATTGATGTCAAGGATAAGAAGCAG GGGGACCTGGTTCTGTCTCATCTCTCTGAAGAGACTACTGACAAGATAAAAATGGGTACACCTGAAATGAGCAGTGCAAGTGAAAATAGTGTTAAGACGGACAGAACAGCTGGAGGGCTCTGTTGCTCATGCAGTAAGAAGTCTTTGTGCAAGACTAGCAAATGTAAATGCCGATCTAGCGGTGGGAGCTGTGGAGCATCGTGTGGCTGCACACGTTTTAAGTGCACAAATAGGGAATCAAACCAATTAGCAGGAAACGAACCACTAAAATCAAATAACACAGAATGTTCTGTGGAGGAAGATGGAAGTGTGATTGCTTCTGAATGTGCTAAACTACTCCAAAGTGCACTTGTTCAGAAACCAGCTAGTTGCCAGGACAACCCGGTGCCCAAAAAGAAGCCATTACGTGACATTCAGAACTCCATG GTGAGATTGGATGATCAAAagcaaggaaagaaaaagaaagggcGAAAACCAGTAATTCAGCTAGTCACCAAGGACCCTGTGTCTTCCCCTCCAGAACATAGTAGCAGTACTGAAACATACAAAATTGAAACGCAGGAAAATGGTCCATCTAGGTTTGACAAGATGGTAAAACCAGATACAGAGAATAATTCTGGCCAGTCAAATGAATTGGCCGTATCCATTACTGATGCACCTGGATTTCGTCGTTTAAGAAATCCAACCCGACAAGCAAAATATGCCGTTGGGAAAGAAAACTGTTAG
- the LOC106761322 gene encoding DNA-directed RNA polymerase subunit 10-like protein yields MIIPVRCFTCGKVIGNKWDTYLDLLQADYSEGDALDALGLVRYCCRRMLMTHVDLIEKLLNYNALDKSDPS; encoded by the exons ATGATCATCCCAGTTCGTTGCTTCACCTGTGGAAAG GTCATTGGAAACAAATGGGACACCTATTTGGACCTTCTGCAGGCAGATTACAGTGAAGG AGATGCATTGGATGCATTGGGACTAGTTCGTTATTGTTGTAGGCGCATGCTCATGACCCATGTTGATCTCATTGAGAAGCTACTCAATTACAACG CGCTGGACAAGTCTGATCCCAGTTAA